TTAAATCTTTTATTTTGCAGGTGTCCTGCTTGTAGAAACTATAAGGTATATGTGCATGCTATTAGGATTGATTATATTTTAAGTTTTTACTTATGAATTTGACATTGGTTGAGTAACAATCACATAGCCTCAATATGAGAAAGTTGCCAAGCTTTTCAATGGGCCAAATGCAGTGCATCCTGGGATTATACTCATGGCACGGGTTGATTGTGCAATGAAGGTATGGTTTCTCTGATTCAAACATAGTATTTTTTATATGTCGATTATCAAGAAGATATTTCTTGCTAATATCTTGGGTAGATATATACTGCTTGTTCGTTTTTCATGTATATATTTTCTGCCTATGAGAGAAATGGGAATTAAGTAGAAATCTTAGAATAAATTGTGGAATTTGGTATAATCTATGGTACTGAGCTTGATAGACGAGGGGTTCTCTGCACCTTCCTGGGTCCTATTTTTGTCCAGCTACGTGATGATATACATTTGATCCCGCAGATCTGAACCTTGTGGACTAGTTGAGGGCAGGAACAACATTTTTCTATCTCAATTAGATCTGACTAAGTAGAAAGTTGACTGGGATGGACGATTTCTGGTGCTGACATGGTTGCCAAGATTTATATTTAATCACATGAAACTATAAAGTTCTGTGGTTTATCAGAGTGGTCTATTTaaaaattttgtttcttttagtGAACTTCACACTATTGATAAGTGTAAATTATTGGTCtagttttgcatcttcttttctAATTGGTTTATGTAATATTTGATCCATATACTTAGTAGTTAGTACCACAAAATTAATGAGTAATACTGTCATTTTCTTTGGCAGTGCAGACAAATGCAGATCTTTGTGGTAAATTTTCTGTTGGACATTATCCTATGCTATTCTGGGGCCCTCCACATAAATTTGCATTTGGTCGATGGGACCCTAAGCAAGACAAGGATGAGATACAACTGATTGATGAGTGGAGGACAGCAGAACACCTGCTCAGTTATATAAACAAGAGAATTGGCAGGCAAGTTGTACTTATCAGTTCCTATTGTATAATTTGTGGTTTTTTTTGGCTTCATGTTCTGACAAAATGGCAGCAGCACCTGTTTAATTTAATCGTAGAAATTGTTCATCTGAAAGCAAAACAACGGGGGAAAACCTCTCTCTTATATAGTATTGCAAACTACAAGAGTGATGTCAATGTTCGAAATAATTATTTTGTTAATTTTCTTTATAAAAGTTATCATGGTAATTGCATCCACCTTCAATTTCTTTGTCAATGAATTGTTGTTAAAATTGAACTAACTCACTAAAGGGTGATCCAAATGCACAAGGCTCCAACCGATGTGGGTCCTAGCGAAGcaactaaaaaataaatttttttataaatagtcaATTCCCTATCATGATTGATGTTCATCTATAGTTTTGTTGTATATACCTTGCATTCTAACCTTAATAAGACTCTTTAGGCAGCATAAAATTTGAGACAAGATGTTTATACTTTGTGTTACTTGTTATTTTCTCCATATGTTTGTACTAGAGATGAGAGCTCCTAGGGGCCACACATAGGGCTCTACTCTCATGTCAAACACACTTCATACCACTGGGAAGAAGAAAACATATCTTTCATTAATTTCTTTATAAACTATAATGTGATAACTAACTACCCATAAAAGTTAGCCTTCTGTAGACTTGCAAGGTTCTCTTTTGGCAAAAATACAATTTTAATGTAAATTCTGGAAGTCCCTAAGCCTACGTAAAGAGAGATACAAACCTTAAAACTTACTTCGTAGTGACTTAAGGACTTCTCAAGCCAATCTATGACTAAAATAGGATCCAAAACGAGAATGACATGGCACATGATTCTGACTTCCTATTTATCAATTTAAAAAGACAAACCTTCATTTGAATttagaaactatatatatatatatatatatatatatatatatatatatatatgtgtgaccacTAACCATTGATTCAAACCTGactcattccaagctgatctctgACTGAACTTGAACCAACAAATTAAATGCCTCTGCATTAATCAGCCAACCATTGTCATTTCGAAAATCTTGTGTCACTTTTAGTTGGTATTATTTGTAGAGAAGACCATAAAGAAAAACTGTATTGGAGCATGCTAGATCTTAGCTATCATTTTGTTGTCGCTAACTGCAAGTCTCTCTTGAATGTGGTTTTGGAGATGATGGCCCAAGAGTTCTGTATTGATTGCCAAAAGATGATAAGAATATGCTTAGGTTTCACTTTGAATACTTTCTTTATTTTAGTTTCTTACCCAACTTGTTCATGAGTTTTCTTTTTCACTTTAATATCTTGGACCTTAACTAACTGCTCCTGATCAATGTCATCTATTGCTGCCTTGAGTTAATTTTAAGTCACTGAATCTTTCATGCATCGTAAGTCATCAGATACTACATCTTTTTTACCTCTCTTTTGCAGCTCATTCGGCTTAGATGATGAAAAATATGAAAATGAGGATACACTCCCAAGGAATGCCTCTGATCCGGAAGAAGTATGCTCTTCTAGTCACTCTGATTTATTTATATCCATCATGTGTAATTTTTAGTTGAGTTTTTCATTTAGCAGTGAACTTATATGTGCTTTTGGAACTTTCCTTGTTATTGATTCTTCATCTTCTAAGATTGCTCGAGCAATTTATGACGTTGAGGAAGCAACAGCACAAGCATTTGAAATAATCTTCCAGAACAAGGTTGAGTTCTTTTTCTCTGGATGTAGTGCCTTTCTATATTTTACATTCTCAAAAGAATGaatttatgtgatgattgtacaattTCAGATGATCAAGTCAAATACTCAAGTCCCACTTATAAAATTTCTTCAACTTTTGGTGGTTCATCATCCCTCAAAAAGGTCAAAGATCAGGCTTTTTTTGTATATAGCTTATAAGATAGACTTTAGTACTTATTCTGGAGTTAATTATTAGGTGTCGGAGGGGAAGTGCTGAAATGCTAGTGAATTTCGATGATTTGTGGCCTTCAGATCCCATATCACTGAGTTCACAGGAGACCACCATATTGCAGCAAGTAGATGCTTCCAAGTACTATCATATTTGTGGCAAGGAAGTTCCTCATGGGTACTGGGTAGGCATTCTACTTTATTACTCATTTTGGAGCATAGTAGTTGGTTCTTTTCGTTTAGAGAAAATTATTAAATCCAAGTGATTTAACCCATGGAATGTTCATGTATTTGCTTGGTTAACTAGCCTAACATCAATTTTTGGAATAGTCATAGAATTGAAATTGATTTATTTCAGTTATGATTCAGCTTACAATAATTTGTACAAGATAATGTGATTTTTGTATGTGCTTGAAACAAAATGAAAATACACCCtgaccttttttttctttctgcctTCCCACCACCCACTTAACCCACTCACCAAATATATAAACTTCTGTACTTGTAAAAGAACCTGCATGTGATTCTTTATGTCTGATGCATAGATTGACAAATCAAATGATTAAATGACAACCTAATTCCTTAAGCTACTAAAAGGAGAATTCCATCATAATTTACTTGGAGGGTTCACCTTTCAAGCAGCAAGTCATGTAGTATTTTATATCCAAGTGAACTATATATTTCATCAAGTTCCTCGAAAGATGTGGGAAAATCAGATCTGTTGAAAACTGGCTATTGATAAGCTAAGACTTGGTCTTGTGAAACTATAACCTGCATGTGATCTTTTATGGCTGATGCATATATtgacaaatcaaatcattaatgaTAACCGAATTCCTGTGTTAATAAATATGGGACCAGCATAATTTACTGAAAGGTTCACCTTTGCATAATTCTTGAATGCATTGATTGGTGATGTTCTGTCCTGCACATTGAACTAATCTATTCTAGTGATGGTAATAAAAACAGGATGAGAAATGGACAGCTACTGTTCTTGTTTGTGAAGACATATCTAAAAGATTTGCTAAATTGTGTGTGACATTAGAAAATATGAGTTAGTCATATGTATATTTAAATAAGTAGCAACTTTTTAATATTATCTAATGTGTGGAAATTTATGTTGCAGATATTTTGCCGTGGGAGCAAGAAGGGTACCAGAGGTTTTAGGTAGTTTTCCAACCTTTGCAGATACTGTTCTTTGGTATTTTGATTACTGTTGCACAACAAAATAAACTTATTGGTAAAATTTCATGCCGTTTGCGGAATCTGTATATTTCTTCAAAAATTTCATGCCGTTTGCGGAATCTGTATATTTCTTCAAAAATTTTCATGCATGATGCATCTCTGTCATGATGATGACAAATCCATTCTATGTGTAAGTGCAGAACAACTAATTGTTAATATTTTAGAAGGTGGTTGCCATTATTTTCTTTTGCTGGGTCTTCTCGTGGGTAGTAAAGGACATGGAGGTAAATGATCTGAGGAAGCAGGGTGATGGATTGTTTCCTTTCATGGATTTTCTGATATTTTTTATACTTATTCTTGGGTTTTCTACATGTATTGATGCCAAATAATGCCTGCAGCCTTTGGATATTTCAACCTGTATCTCATGCCTAATTTTAACAATTTGTTAGATACAGAAAAAATTATACCAGCCAACCATGTAATTGTTCCATTCAAAATCTAATGTAACAGGCAACGGTCCTCATCTCTAGTACACCTTTGAATGTAATTCAATCCAACTGCTTCCTTTGCAGTTTCTGAAAGATTTATACTGTTTTTTCCTTGTTTtaacaaatataatttaaaaaacatAGTTGATATTAGCTGATTGAACTATAAGATGGTTGTATGGATCTCTGAATATAATTCCAACTTTATGATCATGATGTGAGTTTTACTAGGATCATTAGCATGCAGGAGTTTATGCTGTGAAAATCTTGGATGTGGAATTATATTGTAGGAACCTATATGAATTTAGAACATATCATGGTAATTGAATAATTGTTTGTTCAACTTAGAGAAATATGAAGTCTTAGGATATATTGATTTGTTTCCTTCACTGAATGGTGGCATTTGAATGTGCTTTCTGTCTCAGTTGTTATAAGAAACATGTTCATCCAAACACAAATCGGTTAGACTTTGGTGGTCATGCTTATTTGGTCTCATTTTAATATCACCATGCCCAGTACCATTTTCATCTGTTATACCTCGCTGCCATTAATACCTTCTTGATAGGTGGTATTGACTATTTTATGCATTTCTTGCATGCATCTTCTGATGATACAGTATATTTAATAGATCATATGGAATGAGTTACTATGGAGAACAATATATGGTGACTGTATAGCTTATTGGAGTAACTGTGTTTGTTGCAGCTGTGGCCTCTGGGTTCTATTTCACTCCCTATCCGTTAGAGTTGGAGATGGAGAGAGCAATTTAGCCTTTATAGCAATATGTGAATTTATTCAGAATTTTTTCATCTGTGATGAATGTCGCAATCATTTTCATGAGATATCGTCAAGgtataaaatatgatttttttttaattccaagAATTTTCAATTTCTTATCTATGTGTAACTCACTTTTCATTTGTGCTTGTAGTGTCTCAGTACCGTTTAACAAAACCCGTGACCTAGCAATGTGGCTGTGGAGAACACATAACAAGGTCAATCAGAGAttgatgaaagaagaaaaaacttTGGGTACTGGTGATCCGAGATTCCCGAAGATCACTTGGCCTCCAAAGCAGCTCTGTCCATCATGCTATCTTTCCTACAGCAGGGAAAGCAATGGCACTGAGAACATAGAATGGGATGAGGGTGAAGTGTTCCAGTTTTTGGTCAGATATTATGGAAGAACGATTGCTTCTTCCAAGGAAGCAACTCTCAGCAGCAGTGACGATGCAGCTTCGACATATGACATAGCTTCCTCAACCAATGCAGTGACAGTTCCCGTCGGAGCTGCACTAGCCATCGCGGTTGCTAGCTGTGCATTCGGAGCACTAGCTTGCTTTTGGAGGACCCAACAGAAGAATCGGAAGTACTTACACCAACTACACTCTCTAAAGAAAATATAATTAGTAGGAGGGTAATCGTTCACATGTTTTTCTATTATTAGGCAATACTATGGTTTTGTTCAAGAAAGTGATCTACTTTGTTACCCCTGCTAATGTTTCAGGCACAGAAAAGGTTGGAACTGAAGGCATCAAGAACAAGTCAAC
The DNA window shown above is from Musa acuminata AAA Group cultivar baxijiao chromosome BXJ2-4, Cavendish_Baxijiao_AAA, whole genome shotgun sequence and carries:
- the LOC135609955 gene encoding sulfhydryl oxidase 1-like isoform X1; the protein is MPPPGRRLFLALALALLFLLVPGLDALRTLGDGSGADVPDAAVELNASNFDSVLKESPLKFAVVEFFASWCPACRNYKPQYEKVAKLFNGPNAVHPGIILMARVDCAMKTNADLCGKFSVGHYPMLFWGPPHKFAFGRWDPKQDKDEIQLIDEWRTAEHLLSYINKRIGSSFGLDDEKYENEDTLPRNASDPEEIARAIYDVEEATAQAFEIIFQNKMIKSNTQVPLIKFLQLLVVHHPSKRCRRGSAEMLVNFDDLWPSDPISLSSQETTILQQVDASKYYHICGKEVPHGYWIFCRGSKKGTRGFSCGLWVLFHSLSVRVGDGESNLAFIAICEFIQNFFICDECRNHFHEISSSVSVPFNKTRDLAMWLWRTHNKVNQRLMKEEKTLGTGDPRFPKITWPPKQLCPSCYLSYSRESNGTENIEWDEGEVFQFLVRYYGRTIASSKEATLSSSDDAASTYDIASSTNAVTVPVGAALAIAVASCAFGALACFWRTQQKNRKYLHQLHSLKKI
- the LOC135609955 gene encoding sulfhydryl oxidase 1-like isoform X2, which produces MPPPGRRLFLALALALLFLLVPGLDALRTLGDGSGADVPDAAVELNASNFDSVLKESPLKFAVVEFFASWCPACRNYKPQYEKVAKLFNGPNAVHPGIILMARVDCAMKTNADLCGKFSVGHYPMLFWGPPHKFAFGRWDPKQDKDEIQLIDEWRTAEHLLSYINKRIGSSFGLDDEKYENEDTLPRNASDPEEIARAIYDVEEATAQAFEIIFQNKMIKSNTQVPLIKFLQLLVVHHPSKRCRRGSAEMLVNFDDLWPSDPISLSSQETTILQQVDASKYYHICGKEVPHGYWIFCRGSKKGTRGFSCGLWVLFHSLSVRVGDGESNLAFIAICEFIQNFFICDECRNHFHEISSSVSVPFNKTRDLAMWLWRTHNKVNQRLMKEEKTLGTGDPRFPKITWPPKQLCPSCYLSYSRESNGTENIEWDEGEVFQFLVRYYGRTIASSKEATLSSSDDAASTYDIASSTNAVTVPVGAALAIAVASCAFGALACFWRTQQKNRKHRKGWN